CGCGATGCCTTTATTGAGCATCTGACTCATGACAGCTACGTGATCCAGGTATCTGAACTTAAGCAGCGTCGGCGTAACAAGCTTGAGCGGCTATTGTCATTTTTTGAACAAATGCATCTAAAGGCCAATGGACATCTCAAAGTTTACCATGATGATCTTGATGAAGAATTTCAAATTGTTCTGGATCGCCTGGCTCGTGCAGCTTTGGATAAGGTCATCCGTGATGAGATGGATGTTGAGGATGAATTTCTGGAGCTTTTAAAACGCAAGGAACGCTCTCACGCTGAAACCTTGAAGGCAACGAGAAAGGAGTTGGAAGAAGTTAAAGTAAGGGAAGAAGAAGCGCGTGCACGGGCAGAGGAAGCACGAACACGGGAGGAGGAAGCACGAACCCGGGAAGAGACTGAACGTCGTCAGAAGGAAGAAGCACTTGCCGAGCTTGCAGATCTAAAACGCATGCTGCAAAAGGTGAACACATGAGCATTTTGAATGCTGTTTCACTTTTCTATCAGTACAGCGACATCTTGTGTAAATTATGCTTTGTTCATCGGGGACTTGATCCAGGGACCAGGTATTTTTATTTGATCTTGCTGGACACTTGCCAAATGAATACCAAAACACTTTGACTGTCCAGTTCTTTATGGAGATGAGTTTATGGCTACATTAAGGGACTATGGTTCAATAATCAGATTCAGCAGGGATGACGGCCTGAAAAGATGTATGGGGAAAGTTGAGCTGGCCCAGGAAATGTCTCATATTTTTGTTAATGAAAGTTTGCCCAAATATCTACCTTCCTTAATCAAGGGCGTCCAGGAAAGGGATTGTCTTCTTGTTCAGAAGAATGCTCATGGTATCAAAGGTGGATGCGGGGCAATAGGTTTTATCAGGTGCATGGAAATGGCGTATGATCTGGAAAAGGCTGCAAAAGAAAATGATTATGATAGGGTTAAACTGATATTTCCATTATTGCTTGATGAGATCAACGAGGTATCTCAGCTTATTAAAGATGGTAGTTATAGCGAAAATATTAACAATTAACTGATAACAGATAACTTTTAACTCTGAAGTTAAGACAGGAACAGGTTATGAGCGGTGATTCTTTTGGCAGAATTTTTCGGGTTACTACTTTTGGTGAGTCCCATGGACCAGGCCTTGGGGGAATAGTTGAAGGATGCCCAGCAGGCATTGAAATCAGCGAAAATATTATTCAGGCAGAGCTGGACAGGAGAAAGC
This sequence is a window from Desulfonatronovibrio magnus. Protein-coding genes within it:
- a CDS encoding Hpt domain-containing protein, with product MATLRDYGSIIRFSRDDGLKRCMGKVELAQEMSHIFVNESLPKYLPSLIKGVQERDCLLVQKNAHGIKGGCGAIGFIRCMEMAYDLEKAAKENDYDRVKLIFPLLLDEINEVSQLIKDGSYSENINN